The sequence CTTAAAGCAGTATTGTAAACGCTTAGTTTTGTTGAAAGAGCGGTAATTGCCGCTTCATAATTTGGAACTGTAATATCGTTTCCTAAATCTAATGTACTGCTAATACTTTTTACAGCTGCTAAACGAGTATTTGCCTTCTCAAGATCTAATACTCTGGTTAATTTTCTTCTTGCCATGATTTTCAATTTTTAATTATTATTTGTTTTATTCGTTGAAAATGATAAAACAAATTATGTGCCAAATTGAAGTAGAAACTTAACAAATAGCCTGTTTATATGTTTTTTTTATTGTTTTAATTAGAAACAATAAACCTAATTTAATGAGTATTATGCCCAATTAGATATGTATTAAACTAAGATTAATTAGTATTAAATGGAATTAAATTTATAATAAGTCAAACTAGATTCATAATAAGCATAATTAAATTAAGAGTAAACAAAACTTAATTTGTATTAAGTGTAATTAAGCTTGTATTTAACCCAATTAGATTTATAATAAGCATAATTAGGTATCTAGTAAATTAAACTTAATTAGTAGAAAGTAAAATTGCAAGCATTTTTGTTTCTCAAAATAAGAAGGCTTACAATGTGGAACAAAAAGTTATTTGTCTTTTTTTGCGTGAACTAAATCTTGCATATCGTAGTATTCAATTCCTTTTTGTTTTAGTGGGTTAGTGCTCCATTCTTCCCATTCGTTGGTGTATGGACTGTAGCCGCATTTTAAAGGTTTGGAATACTGATTTTCTGGGTCTTCAACATAGGCACGGCAATCGGTACACACATGACGGAATTCGCAATCTTTGCACACATCAATTTGGTCTTTGGTAATGTTCCAGTATTTTTTTAAATCTTTGTGTTGCAACGCTTCTTCTAATGTGGTGTTTTTTATGTTACCAAAGCTCTGAGAAATTGCTGGGCAATTTTTAATATTACCGTCTTTGTCGATGGCTATTTTTTTGTTTAGGCAAGAGTTGTGGTTGAGGGACTCTGTAAAATGACTTACATTTGAAGTGAAATATTTTTCATCAACATTACCACAAAATTTAAATTCAGTAATTTTTTTTTGAGTATAAATTATATTTGTGAGATTGAATTCTTCAAAATCTAGCAATTCTTCTCTCTCTGAAGTATGAATAATAATTTTAGTTAACCTTAATTTAGTTGAAGTTATATTTTTTAAAAAATCATTATTTATAGTAATATCATCTTTAATTATTAAACCTATATATTTAATTGAGCTATAATAAAAAGAATCTAGAAAAGAAATTAAATCATTGCTCTCAATTAAATTATAAAAGACAAGTTCTAGATATTCACATCCGAGATTTTCTAATTGACCTATAGTATCGGAATAATCATTTTTTAAATTAAAATTTTCAATAATAGCATTGTTGATAGCAAAAGGTGATTTATAATCTAGCTTTAAATCTGGAAAATAATCTAACTCAATTTCTTCACAGAAAAAACCTAAATCTAAATTTTCTAGATTAATAAAATAATCCTTAATTATTTCTGTATTTTCTTCTCCATATTCAATGTATATATCCTGAATTTTTATGTTTTTACATTTAGTTAATATTTCACACAAATCATTAGGGATAAAATGCACATTAGATCTTTGAAGGTCAACGATAACACTTCTTTTGTACCCCTTAACAACAATACAATTTGCAAACAGTTTAAAATATTTCATCATATAAAGCGAGTAACATGTTTAATATAAAGACTCTTTTGATAAAGATTAGTCTTATATTTTTTAATTTTTATTAATTTAGAGGTGACTTTTTTGTCTTTTGTTTTTGATTCTAAATCAAACAAAACCAACGGTAGATCCTCTTTGTTTTTTTCTGCTAATTCATTATATTCTTCATTCATAATACTTCTAAACTATTTTATTAAAGAAAGATGCTATTTTTTCATGTAAATAATAATTACATGGGTTTGATACCATTCCATATTGACCTATTGGATTTACTTCAAGAAAAACAAATTCATTTTTAGGAGTGCAAATCATATCTATTGAGCCACAATTTAAATCTAATTTATTCATTAATTCTGTGAGTTTTTTTTCTACTTCCATTGGCAATTTAAATGGAACGTTTCTATTTGGCTTTACTTTATTATAATTTCTAAAATCAATTTTAGTTTTTTCATCTTTTTGAGAGAAAATGGCCATTACATAAAATTCACCATGTAAAAAGAAAATCCTTAATTCATATTTTTTAGGTATATATTTTTGAATCAAAGATGGAAAAAAAACATTTGGTAATTTATCTTTCTTATTGATTTTACTAGTATAGCCTACAAGGTAGAAATCTTTATAATCAAAAATTAAGCTGC is a genomic window of Flavobacterium jumunjinense containing:
- the gwsS gene encoding grasp-with-spasm system SPASM domain peptide maturase is translated as MMKYFKLFANCIVVKGYKRSVIVDLQRSNVHFIPNDLCEILTKCKNIKIQDIYIEYGEENTEIIKDYFINLENLDLGFFCEEIELDYFPDLKLDYKSPFAINNAIIENFNLKNDYSDTIGQLENLGCEYLELVFYNLIESNDLISFLDSFYYSSIKYIGLIIKDDITINNDFLKNITSTKLRLTKIIIHTSEREELLDFEEFNLTNIIYTQKKITEFKFCGNVDEKYFTSNVSHFTESLNHNSCLNKKIAIDKDGNIKNCPAISQSFGNIKNTTLEEALQHKDLKKYWNITKDQIDVCKDCEFRHVCTDCRAYVEDPENQYSKPLKCGYSPYTNEWEEWSTNPLKQKGIEYYDMQDLVHAKKDK